The genomic stretch aagtgcactaaaatagcaccaatttaaaGTCTAAGTAGGAGGTTAACTAATTGAAAAGTATTCAATGAATATGAAGTATTCATTGAAATGGACATTAAATCACTTAAACTCTACAAGATTAATTATGGCTATCCACTatgctacagcaattgtgaagtcGCATTCACATGAGTCACActgttttgaactccacatgaaaagcgcttgcagagaacaacttgttttgctttttgtgCTGGCGTTGTGCATGTACATAATACTTTATCCAAATTGTCCGGTAAGACAGAAGTGCAACATGGCGCCAGGGAGacgctgatgcttcactccagcgtgtaatgtgaatgcagctttttcacaggtcccatctgggttttaatttgcacaaaaaatacGGTTAAGAAGTTCTTTCTCCACCAATTGATCCTTGACAgagaatcactgttgtgtgtttttgtggcgTGTGTAATGACCCTgagcggacacatcgcaaaggtccTGTcttattccaaccagtgttcagaactcactcCGAGCTGAATGaaattggtaaatgcattaatcatgaTAAGAAAAATGAAAGCGTTAAACATCTTAATCACATTCGTTAATGCATTCATTTCGACAGCTGTAGTTCTTATACCTTTTGCGCTTTATTAACATGCAGTAACATTCTGACATAATGATTTATATAtgctgtcatgaaatcagagaccatccactcaaaatcccaacacaagtggtcaaaaaagaTGAATAGGACCAGGTGTTTATGGCGATGGTGCCTGTCCACTTGTGTTCAGATCGCCCGAAACGCATCTCTAATACCAGTCAATAAACAGAGCACGCACTGAGACACAGCGggagagtgaagtcaaaactgatgcacaagACGTGCATCCATCAGAGtgatggacagcatttggaattatgcaTCATTGTTTGAAACAAAAATCGGTAAATAATGGAAATTTTCTGGTTAAAGCAACCCCTGCGCCCAGCCCTAGTCTGTGGTATTTGGGTAATTTTCCAACAGGAGTTTTATTTCACAGAGGAAATAGGGAGTAAACATTTACACAATCTGCAGAAATGAATGGCCATGTGATGGAGATAATATGTGATTCCAGTCAAGAATGTATTCAAATTTGGAAACAACAAGGGCTATAATTTGGTTCAGATTTACCAGGAAATATGCAAAGGGTAACGTCGGGTGTGATGAGAGCGAATTTAAAAAACAGATTTCAAATGACCTCTGAATACACTACCAATTGGCTTTTGAGTTTAGGAATACCTTAAATGAAAACAGTTTACAGAATGTGTCCTTGTTCACTATTATTCCATCAAAAAGCATTTCCTCAAAGGGAGAATGTCCTGCAACAATATTTGTGCAGCCTTTTAAGCTGTTCTAGTTAGAAGACAATGCTTAATTTAGTTGATTTTGGAGATTGATTttgtatacagtggcaagaaaaagtatgtgaaccctttggaattgccTGCATACATGTTTTGTCtgatttgtcttaaaatctggaatgatcttcatctaagttacagcataatgaacaaacacaaactgTTTTAATTaagaacacacaaattattgtatttttcttgtacatattgaatacataatttaaacattcacagtttaggttggaaaaagtatgtgaacccctagactAATGACATcagaagttggcaaacctggcatccaattaattaaacaagattggaggtgtggattAGAGCTACTTTTTCTTATAAAaagaactcaaacattttgagtttgccatTCACAAGATgtatctgctgacgtggaccataactcgcaaaaaagagatttcagaattcatctgtccacagttagacaaattgtctataaatggagatgattaagtactgtggctactctctctagaagtggccatccagccaagatgactcaaagggcacactgcagaatgctcaacgaggtaaaaaagaacactagagtgacagataaagacttgaaggaatcattggaactggttaacatctctgttcatgactctactatactgaaaacattaaacaggtatggtgtccatggcaggacaacacaaaggaagccgctgctttccaacaaaaacattgctgcatgcctgaagtttgccaaagaccaccttcacactccacaacactactgggaaaatgttttgtggactaatgaaactaaggttgaattgtttgggaagaacacgcagcactacgtatggtgttaaaagggcaccgcataccaacataaaaacatcatccAAATGATGAAGTACGGTGGGGGGAGCAtcgtgatttggggctgctttggggcctggactgcttgccttCATCAGGGGAAAAATAAATTCCCAAGTTAATCGTTGATAGCGTAAGcaaattgtgtttgtctatacttgtgactttgatgaagacgagatcacattttatgaccaatttatgTAGAAAAGCAGCTAgttctaaagggttcacatactatttcttgccactgtatgttggCCATGTGACAACAACTAAAGTGataacactgtggcactatcaaaacattgctttttttttcttccagaaaTTATACAAGTAAGCTTTTTAACAGTTTCAATCAgatttgtatttatgtatttctcTTTATACAAAGGCAAAACTAAATGCATGAAGTCTTCAGACTGTGTCATAAAACATCCTGGCATTCACAGTACTGGAATGGGCATGGTGGTAAGCAAAAACAAGACCTTAAATGTCATCAATGAACTTGTTTTTTTTATACCAAGGACACTTACAAATTTACACTAGAATATGCTCTTTGATGATGAACATGAGTGGATCCATTGCCAAAGCAGTATTGTTTGTAACCACTAGGGCGCCATATGTGATTTCTGTGAAGCCTGGGTGTGCCATGGGAGGAAATGCTTGAGTACTCATGCCTGCTTGTGCCCCCTCTCTGATGCAGACTGCATTGAATGCGACCGCAATGTTTGGGAACATGGTAAAGAGCATCCAAGTGCCTCACCTCAATCATGTCTATGATGTATGACAGATAATGGCTGTACAGTTGATTAAATTATCTGCTTTAATATTGTTGAAGAAAGCAATAAATCCTTTTTGCTCATATAACCACTTTATTTTATTCAGGTGGTCGCATTTTCCGCTGCTCTTTTTGCCACAATTTCCTGTGCGAGGATGATCAGTTTGAACACCAGGCGAGCTGTCAAGTCTTGGACGCGGAGACTTATAAATGTACGTCTGTCTTGTTTGTAATGATGTCATAGATATTCATGTTTTAAACTACAAATGTACTTAACATTACTGTGTCTTGTCCAAATTTCAGGTTTATCTTGTAATCGACTTGGGCAGCATTCTTGCCTTCGATGCAAGGttaggatttttattatttttctctctctccatttttttcattttgatctgttttttttcaccattttgtTATTACCTTTTTGCCCATGAAATGTACATATctttccatgtagtctctcaattaatgagTTCACCTAAAATACAGGATATAACTTTAGACAGACTGCATTGGCTTGTAACATTGCTTGAAATCCTTCATAGGCATGTTTCTGTGATGACCATGCTCGAAGCAAAGTTTTTAAGCAGGAGAAAGGCAAAGCTCCTCCATGCCCAAAATGTGGACATGAAACTCAGGAGACCAAAGATCTCAGCATGTCCAGTGAGTGATGTCTCCCATCTACAGTTACTGTCCATTTGATCTAATTGCTGATAtctgaagagggaagagaaactGTTTATTCAATACAGTTACAATTAGGCTAATCTAAAACGCAGAATGGCCTAGTACAATTTCTATGTCGcaaaaagctgaaatataataattcagtaaATTTTGTTTGTTCAAATTGTGCAGCCCCAATAGAACTCCTAGTTTTGGTTTGAATGTTGCAGTTAGATATCTGGTTCCAACTGAATGTCTTTTCCTTGATGTTCTTGCAGCTCGAACGCATAAATTTGGTCGTCAGAGTGGTGCAGATGAAGACGGATATGGTGCATCTGGATACAGCAGTTACTGGAAAAATGAAGAATACGGAGGAGACCAAGCGGAGGAGGATTTTGAAGATGATGATGACTTTGATGAAGAGGaagaagacgatgatgatgaggaggaggaagacGATCCTGAGGTCGAGGATTCGCTTTCAAATCTGAACTTGGGAGCAAGTTGTGAAAAAGCCCAATAAAATTTTAGATGATATtcagcacatatatatatatagaaccaGATTTAAGTGTGCTGTCTTAAAGAGAGGTTTTCAGCCCAATGAAACTCTTGAATGTAGATAGCATTGGTATTGGTATCGATGTGTGCGAAATAAAAATTCCATTTCTGACTTTGGCGTATTTTTGAATTCAAATACATCtgaagaaatgtttttaaaagtcagttgtttgtctttttttttttttctaggtctTTGTATGTCATTAACAGGTATGTCAGTGTGTAATTCATTTTACAGAATCCAGATGAATAACAAAACGTCAGATTCTTAAGTCATTTTAACAACTTGCCTTATTTTaatctcaaataaaaaaataacaagcctATAGGAGATTCCAAAGGGAATCTGTAGCTTGAAAATGGtaattacactgcctggccaaaataaaaagtcacatactctaatatttcgttggaccgcctttagctttggcTACGGCgcacattcgtcgtggcattatttcgacaaccttatgcaacgtcacaacatttatttccatccagagttgcattaatttttggcacactccgtaaagtcttctccagcacatcccaaagactttcaatacggttaaggtcaggactctgtggtggccaattcatgtgtgaaaatgattcctcatgctccctgaaccactctttcacaatttgagcccgatgaatcttggcattgtcgtcctggaataagccgtcacagagaccggtgagatatctcaggacacttatttcattaatatcttatttattaatATCCATGAATAAAATCGCCAAAGGCACATTTAATTTAGCTGCGTCTAACTTTTTTGTTTCGCAATACCGCGTTCAGTCTGAATGATTTCTTAATATCCCTATTATGTCTAGattaggggttttcaaacttttttgtgccaaggacccccaaatttgATGATCCCCTTGTGAGGGACATTTACCACCcacccctaactctaaccctgtGTGATAAAATTAGTAAACATGATATTatgaagatttttttgtttgcaaaattaaataattggcttttatattgttcTAAAGCCAAAGTAATTTGTTAAAATATTATATGGAAATTAATGACTTTTTATTAAGTTGACAGTGTATTTTTCTTATGCTTAATTTTAGATGTATAAACCCaaagagaaacattttaaattctagtcaataataataataataaaaaaatatttcaaaattataattgtacttaatattaaattatatattatttgtaaaaagcactatataaattaattagcaaaagtatttaaaaaaaattcaaagcagctttacagagaatagtgCATTACAACCCTCATTTCTTACAAATaagatttaataatataatatatgaaattACAGTATATACCAGTTTATAGTAGTATTTTATTTCTTGCTATggctgtctatatatatatattagtgattaatctaacgatttcagaatgaaactaattatgtgaaataatgtcaacatttttacacttttttttttttttttttttcagaaatttttGTGGACCCCATAGCACCCCCTTGcggccccctgggggtccccggaccccagtttgaaaacccctccCGAGCGCATGTTATGTCAGTGGCCAAAGGGACTTTTTCGTTGATTTAAACGATTTCACTCGGGTCCGAAATCACTGAGGGGTTTACcacccaaaaaaatacaaaaataaaacgtGTTGCTCAGTGAAGGAAGAGGGTTATTTGCCAAGTGAAAAGTCgactgtgaaagtgaaagaagCTCCGTCCACGGGCTGGGCTGAATAAGGGGGTGATGTTAAGTGGTAGAGGTTAAATCTAACCAGTGCACTAACTGAAGAGAAGCAGCCCGCAGTGAACACTCATGGATTATTAACACGCGCAAACTATTCTGCTGGAGTAATAAATTGGTTTCGGTCTCACTCCATGACATACTTCAAGGACTTTTACATAACGAGAACATGTGAACTACGATCTCTCCCCGATTACTGTAATGTCCCTCTTCCTCGCTCTGATCGCAGGATTTTGGAATAAATCACCAAAACTGAAAGCGATGGTAGGAAACAATGACACCCATACCAGTATTTTAGGGCTCTCTTTTTCAATGCATTTCAAAAAGTTTGGGGTTGTCAACTCTCTTGCTGTATTGATCAATGCACTACAATGGACCAGTGCATTTATAACTtgattgttttttcttcttctgcatgCACCATCCACTGAGTGTCAAATCTATAATCATATGTATAGTGTATATCAACAGGGAATAGCATAAATGTTAATTGAATCAACTTTGACTGTGTTTAGATTGACGTGTAAATAAGCTTGTAGTCATGCATTGTGCATTGACTACCCAGATGGTAAGGATTATTTTTAGTTTAAGTGTCGGAATCAGTCGTCGTGTGTTGAATCAACATTCACTATTTGGTCGGTACATCAGAACGTTGTTAGGCTGAAAATAGAACATATATTCAACGTTGGAATGAGGTTGATTAATCAACATATAGGCTACCGCCGACCGATCACAACGTTTGTTTCAGGGGCgtactggccatcgggagaaccgggaattttcccggtgggccggccacgacATGGGGCCTAACATGTGGTGATAAACTGAAACAGCCCGCCGCGTGATGCCGAACGGGCCGCGACTTTTGGCcagatttctcttcccagtccgcccctagTTTGTTCTATGTTGAAACTTGGTTAGAGAAATCTGAGTTCTGCACATGCGCGTTTTTGAATCTACGCTAGTGGATGCGTCACTAGAAAAAGGTAAGCATACGTGtacttttattcattattttacacaatgttttgtaagtctatcattgaatatcactttagatttgaattattttatccttcagtgttttaaaaacattcccgcttggtaattttgtaattaaatgccgTTTTTGCGCACTGCCCAGTTTTCCGAATAGATGTTAAAGCTGTCATTACTTTCTCAAAGACTGTGTTTTAATTTTAGGGACAAACCTTGtggcattttctgcactaatGTTCATAGAGGTCCAACTGAGCATGGCAAAGGTAGAAGTCTCAAGTTATCTTTATAATATTACACTGTTAAAAATTGCTGTTAATTTACTTCAGAATATCAACAGTATAATCTGTCTTGCTataaaaaataccatgttttaatgCAGTGGATAAACGTAGCCTTTGAAATAGTGACTAAAACTTTTAACTCAAATAATACAGCCTAATTA from Myxocyprinus asiaticus isolate MX2 ecotype Aquarium Trade chromosome 7, UBuf_Myxa_2, whole genome shotgun sequence encodes the following:
- the znf330 gene encoding zinc finger protein 330 is translated as MPKKKTGARKKAESRKEREKQSRANRENVDVAKQPCNATMECDKCQRRQKNRAFCYFCSSVQKLPMCAQCGKTKCMKSSDCVIKHPGIHSTGMGMVGAICDFCEAWVCHGRKCLSTHACLCPLSDADCIECDRNVWEHGGRIFRCSFCHNFLCEDDQFEHQASCQVLDAETYKCLSCNRLGQHSCLRCKACFCDDHARSKVFKQEKGKAPPCPKCGHETQETKDLSMSTRTHKFGRQSGADEDGYGASGYSSYWKNEEYGGDQAEEDFEDDDDFDEEEEDDDDEEEEDDPEVEDSLSNLNLGASCEKAQ